A section of the Centropristis striata isolate RG_2023a ecotype Rhode Island chromosome 7, C.striata_1.0, whole genome shotgun sequence genome encodes:
- the LOC131974828 gene encoding protein mono-ADP-ribosyltransferase PARP14-like: MEGPDGTECPPVTVEGAWSPDQTKTVRNKLLLYFQSKKKSSGGDCRVEAEDGAPTAAVFFRSEQVRQRVLARQNHQIVVGNQTIQLRLTSAASPTNSDDVSDSAKDSKTQKSEAEPENGASAENKEESVQSAAVVLDNVGDNMSTDLLSMLVENVSGLDESRYSLEIIWEANRAVVTFSKPADAERFLTVSQSSQKLQKRGLTAQPLEAAESVRVESLPPQVVKDMLEMYFEKSWALPDDITMIPNEQAAIAKFNNPKVVESICMNRDHLMRSIPVGVYPYYESLGTALYGEERPTWKMPEPFTESVHHVVWKFLQMKKLSDSINDQMRPYFCSVDLETPEVKLSPLPSFLRQKGLTAERVADWQKAAQVAFREQMSEYTAFDCQVNAHAWKAAEKEVRLVVQEDACLVLDASRGIVAAAGRADDIKRIRAPVENIVLKAMRQVKRQTDSVSELMDMSPSMFYILQQEGLQKASQDISPDMNLDFDQGAQKLTIKGLPAEVFQTKSWILEKNVGMSKKQLNVPPHLLDFLKTVDPMEMSQDLFTSHGISAIYSIENKGVFLMGSSEIVLTAAENKMKTVLAVQTLDVEDPEVLKLVNWAGLNQQLLDTFNSSKKKTVAIQIHPERRDKITVAGFQSPVKEVSHSLTEFIANYSRVQEAIRVESCAVVQFIDKKKTEDWTSIAKANDVVVRFDPQRPKITFAGARLHVQKAKVCFQELANALSTDNFSVDKPGAKKYFQTQGSLFLSTIMSEFSCVVLLRPENQEEEEEEEEEDYEKVNGLCYCKVKTASGVLVSVSRADICSFAVDAVVNAANEDLQHIGGLALALLKAAGPQLQKISNDHVAKNGKLRPGDAIVTGACNLPCKCVVHAVGPRFSESDRKTSVSRLRFAVKNSLTQAERAKCSSIALPAISSGVFGFPVELCAETITQAVREYCDSPGGPGSLMEIHLVDNSDNTVRLLASAVNREFNDLGPTMTVPQPAGRGSTGASGGHQWGRSQSESPSGRRFGGGQGAGAGAGAGAGAGAGAGAGAGAGFRESRKGGQSPKGHAWHGGSGRVEQTTAEGLKIILQIGNIEDQTTDVIVNTISEDMNLSQGAVSKAILQAAGPRLQSAVRSTARSVTLPYGDVVMTDGCNLKCQKVFHAVCPFWNNGNGQAEEELISIIRYCLEEAEKGRMSSLSFPAIGTGNLSFPSDVVSRILLQEIQAFSRRRTPRHLREVAVVVHPGNSQTVDCFTRQFKGQTIQRSVRHGAQEIRSSPVSQSVSQSVSQSQQSTASFGPVSSPSLGVYQMQMGQLTLEVSSGDITKEACDVIINSSNQDFTLKLGVSKAILDSAGLTVQLECSKIVSSPGYQPRPFILTSAGLLPSRFIIHVVGVNNPADIKDLVYGVLKYCEENKLSSVSFPALGTGQGGANPAAVADAMVDAMVDFVRKKNRRFVRSVKILIFQTAMMAEFHKSMKRREGEEVEEKSVFTKIKNSVTSFFMGLGEERPNPEVLVLEREEFEPTVFQLCADNSTAVRQAKRRIEELIVAEQAERTITDKYISNLTQADLDQLKALQRKLTVSIRLDQGQEDQEPKILLEGLTRDVYTAESEVRDIIRKVERSENLKTKALMLRGLVEWQFEDRSGVMVPFDIYTNLSLEEALEKRQQSVPIKINNDKYNAQVLMKKAVSANKRREVELLRKELKDDAALPSHWDDMKGDLHKLFPLSPGSKEHNDVVAKLTKTGLTVNILRIERVQNATLWQSYQLMKKQMEVKNKHTNNERILYHGTGASSIDLINDRGFNRSYAGIHGAMYGNGSYFAVDPTYSAQRYAKPDAIGHMRMYQARVLVGDFTQGRSGMITPPSKTSNAADLYDSVGDDNRNPTMFVVFNDMQAYPEYLITFT, translated from the exons TGAGGCAGCGAGTCCTCGCCCGGCAGAACCATCAGATCGTCGTGGGGAACCAAACCATCCAGCTACGACTCACTTCTGCTGCA AGTCCAACTAACAGCGACGACGTTTCAG ATTCAGCGAAAGATTCAAAGACTCAGAAGTCGGAAGCCGAACCTGAAAATGGAGCTTCTGCAGAGAACAAAGAGG AGTCTGTTCAGAGCGCCGCGGTGGTGTTGGACAACGTTGGAGACAACATGTCCACAGACCTGCTGTCCATGCTGGTGGAGAACGTGTCGGGTTTGGACGAGAGCCGCTACAGTCTGGAGATCATCTGGGAGGCCAACAGAGCCGTGGTGACCTTCAGCAAACCGGCAG ATGCAGAGAGGTTCCTCACTGTGAGTCAGTCCAGTCAGAAGCTGCAGAAACGCGGACTGACCGCCCAGCCACTGGAGGCAGCAGAGAGCGTGCGAGTGGAGAGTCTGCCTCCACAGGTGGTCAAAG ACATGTTGGAGATGTATTTTGAGAAGAGCTGGGCGCTGCCAGACGATATCACCATGATCCCCAATGAACAGGCTGCCATCGCAAAGTTCAACAACCCCAAAG TTGTGGAAAGCATTTGTATGAACCGAGATCATCTGATGCGGTCCATCCCTGTCGGGGTGTATCCGTACTACGAGTCCCTGGGGACGGCTTTGTACGGTGAAGAACGCCCAACATGGAAGATGCCCGAGCCCTTCACAGAGAGCGTTCACCACGTTGTCTGGAAGTTCCTGCAGATGAAGAAACTGTCTGATAGCATCAACGATCAGATGCGTCCGTATTTCTGCAGTGTGGACTTGGAGACCCCTGAGGTGAAACTCAGCCCTCTCCCGAGCTTCTTGAGGCAGAAAGGCCTGACGGCCGAACGCGTCGCTGATTGGCAGAAAGCCGCCCAAGTGGCCTTTCGTGAGCAAATGTCTGAGTACACGGCCTTCGACTGTCAAGTGAACGCACATGCATGGAAAGCTGCAGAGAAAGAAGTCCGCTTGGTTGTCCAGGAAGACGCCTGCCTGGTGTTGGATGCGTCCAGGGGGATTGTGGCCGCGGCTGGTCGAGCCGACGATATCAAACGAATCAGGGCTCCTGTGGAGAACATCGTCCTCAAAGCCATGAGGCAGGTGAAGCGGCAGACAGACAGTGTCTCTGAGCTCATGGACATGTCCCCTTCAATGTTCTACATCCTGCAGCAGGAGGGCCTCCAGAAAGCTTCCCAGGACATTTCCCCTGACATGAACCTAGACTTTGACCAAGGTGCCCAGAAGTTAACCATCAAAGGACTCCCTGCAGAGGTTTTCCAGACCAAGTCGTGGATCTTGGAGAAGAATGTGGGGATGAGTAAAAAGCAGCTGAATGTCCCGCCACATCTTCTGGACTTTCTCAAGACTGTGGATCCGATGGAAATGTCCCAGGATCTGTTCACATCCCATGGCATCAGTGCCATCTACAGCATTGAGAATAAAGGGGTTTTCCTAATGGGGAGTTCTGAGATCGTCCTCACCGCCGCAGAGAATAAGATGAAGACGGTTTTGGCCGTTCAGACTCTCGATGTCGAAGATCCAGAAGTCCTGAAGCTTGTCAACTGGGCGGGCCTTAACCAACAGCTGTTGGACACCTTCAACTCCTCAAAGAAGAAAACGGTGGCCATTCAGATCCACCCAGAGAGAAGAGACAAGATAACGGTGGCTGGCTTCCAGAGTCCAGTGAAAGAGGTCAGCCACAGTCTGACAGAATTCATTGCAAACTACTCACGAGTTCAGGAAGCCATTCGGGTCGAGTCCTGTGCTGTTGTTCAGTTCATTgacaagaagaaaacagaagactgGACAAGTATAGCCAAAGCTAACGATGTGGTAGTCCGTTTTGATCCACAGAGGCCAAAAATCACCTTTGCTGGTGCTCGCCTTCACGTCCAGAAAGCCAAAGTCTGCTTTCAGGAACTGGCTAACGCTCTCTCCACTGACAACTTCTCCGTGGACAAGCCTGGAGCCAAGAAGTACTTCCAGACTCAAGGAAGCTTGTTCCTGTCCACAATCATGTCAGAGTTCAGCTGTGTGGTCCTGCTTCGTCCAGAGAaccaagaggaagaggaggaggaggaggaggaggactatGAGAAGGTAAATGGCCTTTGTTATTGCAAAGTGAAGACCGCGAGTGGCGTTCTGGTTTCAGTCAGCAGGGCAGACATCTGTAGCTTCGCCGTGGACGCGGTGGTCAATGCAGCTAACGAGGACTTACAGCACATTGGCGGTCTGGCTTTAGCGCTGCTCAAGGCTGCAGGACCACAGCTGCAGAAAATCAGCAACGACCACGTGGCCAAAAATGGAAAACTGCGCCCGGGTGACGCCATCGTAACGGGTGCATGCAACCTGCCATGCAAGTGCGTCGTACACGCAGTCGGTCCGCGATTCTCTGAATCTGACAGGAAGACGTCGGTGTCTCGTCTGAGGTTCGCTGTTAAAAACAGTCTGACACAAGCGGAGAGAGCCAAGTGCTCCAGCATCGCGCTGCCAGCGATCAGCTCCGGTGTGTTTGGGTTTCCTGTCGAACTCTGTGCAGAGACCATCACTCAGGCGGTGCGGGAGTACTGCGACAGTCCGGGAGGTCCAGGATCGCTGATGGAGATTCACCTGGTGGACAACAGTGACAACACCGTGAGACTCCTGGCCTCGGCCGTCAACAGAGAGTTCAACGACCTCGGGCCTACGATGACCGTCCCACAGCCGGCAGGAAGAGGCAGCACCGGAGCTTCAGG CGGTCATCAGTGGGGTCGAAGTCAAAGCGAGTCGCCCAGCGGCCGGCGGTTTGGTGGAGGAcaaggagctggagctggagctggagctggagctggagctggagctggagctggagctggagctggagctggattCCGGGAGAGTCGTAAGGGAGGTCAGAGCCCTAAAGGACACGCCTGGCATGGAGG gtCGGGCAGGGTGGAGCAGACCACAGCTGAGGGTCTGAAGATTATTCTGCAGATTGGGAACATTGAGGACCAGACT ACTGACGTCATCGTCAACACCATCTCTGAGGACATGAACCTGAGCCAGGGAGCTGTTTCCAAAGCCATCCTGCAGGCAGCCGGGCCTCGCCTGCAGTCAGCTGTTCGGTCTACAGCCAGATCAGTCACGCTGCCGTACGGAGACGTCGTCATGACCGACGGCTGCAACCTCAAGTGCCAGAAAGTCTTTCATGCTGTGTGCCCGTTCTGGAACAACGGAAACGGCCAGGCAGAGGAG GAGTTGATATCCATCATCAGATATTGTCTGGAGGAGGCAGAGAAAGGTCGGATGAGTTCGCTGTCCTTCCCGGCCATCGGCACGGGAAACCTGAGCTTCCCCAGTGACGTGGTGTCCAGAatcctgctgcaggagatccAGGCGTTCAGCCGCAGACGGACTCCTCGCCATCTGAGGGAGGTGGCCGTCGTCGTTCACCCGGGTAACAGCCAAACTGTGGAT TGTTTCACCAGGCAGTTCAAAGGTCAGACAATCCAGAGAAGTGTCCGACATGGAGCTCAGGAAATTAGATCGTCGCCAGTCAGCCAATCAGTCAGCCAATcagtcagccaatcacagcagtCCACAG cctCCTTCGGCCCGGTGTCGTCCCCCTCCCTCGGTGTGTATCAGATGCAGATGGGTCAGCTCACCCTCGAGGTGTCATCGGGAGACATCACCAAGGAGGCCTGTGACGTCATCATCAACTCCTCCAATCAGGACTTTACCCTCAAATTAG GAGTGTCCAAGGCGATCTTAGACAGCGCTGGATTAACCGTTCAGCTGGAGTGCTCAAAGATTG TGAGCTCTCCAGGTTACCAGCCTCGCCCGTTCATCTTGACCTCGGCCGGCCTGCTGCCCAGCAGGTTCATCATCCACGTGGTCGGCGTCAACAACCCTGCAGATATTAAGGACCTGGTCTACGGGGTGCTGAAGTACTGCGAGGAGAACAAGTTAAGCTCGGTCTCCTTCCCGGCGCTGGGAACAG GTCAGGGCGGAGCCAACCCGGCGGCGGTGGCGGACGCCATGGTGGACGCCATGGTGGACTTTGTCAGGAAGAAGAACCGGAGGTTCGTCCGCAGCGTGAAGATCCTGATCTTCCAGACCGCCATGATGGCCGAGTTTCACAAGAGcatgaagaggagagagggagaggaggtggaggagaagagcGTCTTCACCAAGATCAAAA ACTCGGTCACTTCGTTCTTCATGGGCCTGGGGGAGGAGCGACCCAACCCAGAAGTCCTGGTTCTGGAGCGAGAGGAGTTTGAGCCCACAGTGTTCCAGCTGTGTGCTGACAACAGCACG GCTGTGAGGCAGGCTAAGAGAAGGATCGAGGAGCTGATCGTGGCCGAGCAGGCGGAGAGAACCATCACAGACAAGTACATCAGCAACCTGACGCAGGCCGACCTGGACCAGCTGAAGGCCCTGCAGAGGAAGCTGACAGTCAGCATCCGTCTGGACCAGGGGCAGGAGGACCAGGAGCCCAAAATCCTGCTGGAGGGTCTGACCAGAGACGTCTACACTGCCGAGTCTGAAGTCAG GGACATCATCCGGAAGGTGGAGAGGTCGGAGAACCTGAAGACCAAGGCCTTGATGCTGAGGGGCCTGGTGGAGTGGCAGTTTGAGGACCGCAGCGGAGTGATGGTGCCCTTTGACATTTACACCAACCTGAGCCTGGAGGAGGCGCTGGAGAAGAGACAGCAGAGCGTTCCCATCAAGATCAACAACGACAAGTACAACGCTCAAGTACTGATGAAGAAAGCGGTGTCAGCCAACAAGCGTAGAGAGGTGGAGCTCCTCAGGAAAGAGCTGAAAG ATGACGCCGCTCTGCCGTCACACTGGGACGACATGAAGGGCGACCTGCACAAACTGTTTCCTCTGAGCCCCGGATCCAAAGAACACAACGACGTGGTGGCAAAACTCACAAAGACCGGCCTCACTGTCAACATCCTCAGA ATTGAACGAGTCCAGAATGCAACGCTGTGGCAGAGCTACCAGCTGATGAAGAAACAGATGGAGGTGaagaataaacacacaaacaacgaGAGGATACTCTACCATGGCACCGGAGCCAGCTCCATCGATCTCATTAACGATCGGGGCTTCAACCGCAGCTACGCAGGAATTCACG GTGCGATGTACGGCAACGGCTCGTACTTTGCGGTGGACCCGACCTACTCGGCTCAACGCTACGCCAAACCAGATGCTATCGGCCACATGCGCATGTACCAGGCTCGGGTCCTGGTCGGAGACTTCACCCAGGGAAGAAGTGGCATGATCACTCCGCCCTCCAAGACCTCGAATGCTGCAGATCTGTACGACAGCGTTGGAGATGACAATCGCAACCCGACCATGTTTGTAGTCTTCAATGACATGCAGGCGTACCCAGAGTACCTGATCACATTCACATGA